In a single window of the Mustelus asterias chromosome 3, sMusAst1.hap1.1, whole genome shotgun sequence genome:
- the LOC144491572 gene encoding deoxyribonuclease gamma-like: protein MVNMLFLHGVLLLASFHGIQTLKICSFNVRSFGKSKIAKERIVDVLVKIISRCDLLLMMEIKDSRNQAFPILMKRLNNQSNKNEYESIISERLGRLTYKEQYAFIYRTKLLSVKRSYQYPDHQTDVFAREPFVVWFSSRYTSVKDFVIIPQHTKPDSSVSEMNALYDVYMDMKKLWRAKYFILMGDFNADCEYVRKKEWPNIKLRNDTSFVWLIGDNNDTTVRESTHCAYDRIVLHGEKLVQAVVPDSVNIFNFKEAYDLTEEQALKVSDHFPVEVDLQDSYGLFYWLRSFKGSRW from the exons ATGGTAAATATGCTGTTTCTCCATGGTGTTCTCCTTCTTGCCAGTTTTCATGGGATTCAGACGCTTAAAATCTGTTCCTTTAATGTGAGgtcttttggaaagtcaaaaataGCCAAGGAAAGAATCGTGGATGTACTCGTGAAG ATAATCTCTCGCTGTGATCTACTGCTGATGATGGAAATCAAGGACTCGAGAAACCAAGCCTTTCCGATACTAATGAAAAGACTGAACAA TCAAAGCAACAAAAATGAATATGAATCTATCATCAGTGAACGTTTGGGACGACTGACCTACAAAGAACAGTATGCTTTCATTTACAG AACAAAACTATTATCAGTGAAAAGAAGTTATCAGTATCCTGATCATCAGACAGATGTTTTTGCAAGAGAACCATTTGTGGTATGGTTTTCATCTCGTTACACCA GTGTAAAAGATTTTGTCATTATCCCTCAACACACGAAACCGGATTCATCAGTCAGTGAAATGAATGCATTATACGACGTTTACATGGATATGAAGAAGCTCTGGAGAGCAAAG TACTTCATACTCATGGGAGACTTCAATGCAGATTGCGAGTACGTTCGCAAGAAGGAATGGCCAAATATCAAATTGCGAAATGATACCAGCTTCGTTTGGCTCATTGGAGATAATAATGATACAACAGTAAGAGAGAGCACACATTGTGCATATGACAG gattgTACTTCATGGAGAAAAGTTAGTGCAGGCAGTCGTCCCAGATTCAGTCAATATATTCAATTTCAAAGAAGCTTATGACCTGACAGAAGAACAG GCCCTGAAAGTGAGCGACCACTTTCCAGTGGAAGTCGATCTGCAGGACTCCTATGGCCTTTTTTACTGGTTAAGATCTTTCAAAGGCTCAAGATGGTAG